A region of Nitrospirota bacterium DNA encodes the following proteins:
- a CDS encoding type II secretion system protein N, with amino-acid sequence MKIISIVTKLILIATTIFLIADVVRLSISKKTYSTPQEVVESIKELKDRTDKLKVIPTQSSYTPDISPQKQDTSLQNLRLIGTVIGENRKDSKECFFAVIEDTTQKKQNLYRINDSVRDGWKITKILKNKVYIVSGLRKEVLETRFIEEVSPAVKSDTGRYTTNRYILDYRDVQSALADLNIVMTHARVIPEISEGKTHGYKIFEIIPNSIYSKVGLINGDIIQRINGVELKSPETIYHLFDQLKNQREITIDLLRRGDKMSILAEIR; translated from the coding sequence ATGAAAATAATATCAATAGTTACAAAACTCATACTCATAGCCACAACAATTTTCCTGATAGCCGATGTTGTCAGACTTAGTATTTCAAAAAAGACATACAGCACACCACAAGAGGTCGTTGAATCGATAAAAGAATTGAAAGACCGTACTGACAAATTGAAGGTAATCCCCACACAATCATCTTATACTCCCGACATATCCCCGCAAAAACAGGATACCTCTCTCCAGAACTTGAGGCTTATCGGTACTGTAATCGGTGAAAATCGCAAAGATTCTAAAGAATGTTTTTTTGCTGTGATAGAAGATACCACACAGAAGAAACAGAACCTTTACAGGATTAACGATAGTGTAAGAGATGGATGGAAGATTACAAAGATTTTAAAGAATAAGGTATATATAGTAAGTGGTCTAAGAAAGGAAGTTTTAGAGACACGGTTTATCGAAGAAGTATCTCCAGCAGTAAAAAGTGATACTGGCAGATATACTACTAACAGATACATACTCGACTACCGTGATGTTCAGTCTGCACTTGCCGACCTTAATATAGTTATGACACATGCAAGGGTGATACCTGAAATCTCTGAAGGTAAGACCCATGGATATAAGATTTTTGAGATAATACCGAACAGTATATACTCTAAAGTAGGATTAATTAATGGTGACATAATACAGAGGATAAACGGTGTAGAGTTAAAATCACCAGAAACCATCTATCACCTCTTTGATCAGTTAAAAAACCAGAGAGAGATAACGATAGATCTGCTAAGAAGGGGAGATAAAATGAGCATCTTAGCTGAGATAAGATGA
- a CDS encoding uracil-DNA glycosylase, whose protein sequence is MKSEVRRLRRDQSSRQKSEKRREEIDNIIGDFKNYILFLKGIGVDKIYRTKGTVPERKTPHLSPLPGGERVGVREVKGQYVEPGLSPEESLRGLRKEIGDCKRCKLYKGRRNIVFGIGNPSAEIVFVGEAPGRDEDIQGEPFVGEAGQLLTKIINAMGMERDEVYIANVIKCRPPDNRNPEKDEIDACEPFLSRQLRAIKPLIICTLGTFASQTLLKRKEKISALRGNFYDYNGIPVMPTYHPAYLLRNQQDKRLVWEDIQKVMDRHKKLKGNR, encoded by the coding sequence ATGAAGTCAGAAGTCAGAAGACTTCGGCGAGATCAGTCGAGCCGTCAGAAGTCAGAAAAGAGAAGAGAGGAGATAGATAACATTATAGGTGATTTTAAAAACTATATCCTTTTTCTAAAAGGCATAGGTGTTGATAAGATTTATCGAACTAAGGGGACTGTCCCAGAAAGAAAGACCCCTCACCTTAGTCCTCTCCCAGGAGGGGAGAGGGTGGGGGTGAGGGAGGTGAAAGGGCAATACGTAGAACCGGGACTGTCCCCAGAGGAATCTCTAAGAGGACTTCGCAAAGAAATCGGGGATTGTAAAAGATGCAAACTATATAAGGGGAGAAGAAATATCGTATTCGGGATAGGGAATCCATCCGCAGAGATTGTATTTGTGGGTGAGGCACCTGGCAGGGATGAAGACATTCAGGGAGAACCATTTGTTGGTGAAGCAGGTCAACTCCTCACAAAGATTATAAATGCAATGGGTATGGAGAGAGATGAAGTGTATATAGCGAATGTCATAAAATGCAGACCCCCTGACAACCGAAATCCTGAGAAGGACGAGATAGATGCCTGTGAACCATTTCTCTCAAGACAACTGAGGGCTATTAAACCACTTATCATCTGTACGCTTGGGACATTTGCATCACAGACACTTTTAAAGAGAAAAGAGAAGATATCAGCATTGAGGGGTAATTTCTACGATTATAACGGGATACCCGTTATGCCTACCTATCACCCTGCATACCTTTTAAGGAACCAGCAGGATAAAAGGCTTGTCTGGGAAGACATACAGAAAGTAATGGATAGGCATAAAAAGTTAAAAGGTAACAGATAG
- a CDS encoding tetratricopeptide repeat protein codes for MGVIIGLLLNKAKRGSLRTLFTTEDDRAIAELTSVTKLSPDTADVYLSLGNLFREKGDLSRATRIHQSIITMPSVGRGLKIRAMMELGLDYKKAGLFDRAIKTFTELIALDPKRLDAYIELERLYEEEKSWDKAIEVQEEIQRLRKTRRGNVIAHLHTELGKMLTELGNTEKAVVAFKKAIEFDRSCTDAYLHLGDLYLSDEKTHDAINVWKEVIKNQPSFAFLTYPRLEKAFSSIEDRETIGGNNEMEGIYKGVIEERPEDIRTLIALGEHYTEKGRFEDAIKIFKRVIEINPKYLDAHRRLGELYFDMDLKEDALMQYRDLLHIFTIGYLPYHCRQCGYESREIYWKCPQCKEWDTFVFE; via the coding sequence ATGGGAGTAATTATAGGATTGTTACTCAATAAGGCTAAGAGAGGTAGCCTGCGGACACTATTCACTACCGAAGATGACAGGGCGATTGCAGAACTCACAAGTGTAACAAAACTGAGTCCTGATACAGCAGATGTTTACCTTAGTTTGGGTAACCTCTTCAGGGAAAAAGGAGACCTCAGCAGGGCGACAAGGATACACCAAAGTATAATCACCATGCCATCTGTAGGAAGAGGACTGAAGATCCGGGCTATGATGGAACTTGGTCTTGATTATAAAAAAGCAGGTCTGTTCGACAGGGCAATAAAGACATTTACAGAGCTGATTGCCCTCGATCCTAAGAGGCTCGATGCATACATCGAACTTGAAAGACTTTATGAAGAGGAAAAAAGTTGGGACAAGGCAATTGAGGTTCAGGAAGAGATACAGAGATTAAGAAAGACGAGAAGAGGAAATGTGATTGCACATCTACATACAGAACTTGGGAAAATGCTAACGGAGCTGGGTAATACTGAAAAGGCGGTGGTTGCATTTAAAAAGGCGATAGAGTTCGATAGGTCATGCACCGATGCGTATTTGCATCTTGGGGACCTTTACCTGTCAGATGAGAAGACCCATGATGCTATTAATGTATGGAAAGAAGTGATAAAGAACCAACCATCTTTCGCATTCCTAACATATCCCAGATTGGAGAAGGCATTCTCATCAATCGAAGATCGTGAAACAATTGGTGGTAATAACGAAATGGAAGGAATCTATAAAGGAGTTATAGAGGAACGTCCAGAGGATATAAGGACACTTATTGCACTCGGTGAACACTATACAGAGAAAGGAAGGTTCGAAGATGCAATCAAGATATTTAAACGGGTAATAGAGATAAACCCTAAATATCTCGATGCCCACAGGAGACTTGGAGAACTGTATTTTGATATGGATCTGAAAGAAGATGCCCTTATGCAGTATAGAGACCTCCTGCATATCTTTACAATAGGATACCTGCCATACCACTGCAGGCAGTGTGGTTATGAATCAAGAGAAATATACTGGAAATGCCCCCAATGCAAGGAATGGGATACCTTTGTGTTTGAGTGA
- a CDS encoding HIT domain-containing protein: MRRLWAPWRMEYILSEKGSECIFCKKIKEDRDEDNYILYRGANSFVMMNVYPYNNGHLMVMPYLHLSTLEELGTDVMFDMMNVTQKAISILRDVLNPDGFNVGMNFGKIAGAGMPSHLHIHIIPRWMGDTDFMPLVAETRVMPEHLKITYRKLLPFFKK; this comes from the coding sequence ATGAGGCGGTTATGGGCGCCATGGCGTATGGAATATATACTTTCTGAAAAGGGAAGCGAATGTATCTTCTGTAAGAAAATAAAGGAGGATAGAGATGAGGATAACTATATACTCTATCGTGGGGCAAACTCTTTCGTTATGATGAATGTATACCCCTATAACAATGGACATCTTATGGTTATGCCCTATCTTCATCTCTCAACACTTGAGGAGTTAGGCACAGATGTCATGTTTGATATGATGAATGTAACCCAGAAGGCCATTTCTATTCTCAGGGATGTCCTTAATCCCGATGGATTCAATGTAGGTATGAATTTTGGTAAGATTGCTGGTGCAGGTATGCCTTCACATTTGCATATACACATAATTCCACGATGGATGGGAGATACTGATTTCATGCCTCTCGTTGCTGAGACAAGGGTTATGCCCGAACATCTCAAAATAACTTACAGGAAACTTCTTCCATTCTTCAAAAAATAA
- the tsaE gene encoding tRNA (adenosine(37)-N6)-threonylcarbamoyltransferase complex ATPase subunit type 1 TsaE, with amino-acid sequence MSVEIITESPSETFNIGVDISRLLNDGDLICLFGELGAGKTCFIKGIGSGLGVDSRRITSPTFIIINEHRGRLRFYHIDLYRINNSSELEGIGFRDYIDGDGVTAVEWAEKAGKELPEERIDIEIFNIGGDRRRLVISAKGEHYEDIVKQIRIKD; translated from the coding sequence ATGAGCGTTGAGATTATTACTGAGAGCCCATCTGAGACATTTAATATCGGCGTGGATATAAGCAGGTTACTTAATGATGGCGATCTCATCTGTCTTTTCGGTGAACTTGGTGCAGGGAAGACATGCTTTATTAAAGGTATTGGTTCAGGACTCGGGGTAGATAGCAGGCGAATAACAAGCCCCACATTCATAATAATTAATGAGCATAGAGGGAGATTACGCTTCTACCATATTGACCTCTACAGGATCAACAATTCCTCTGAACTTGAGGGTATCGGTTTCAGGGATTACATAGATGGGGATGGAGTTACAGCTGTCGAATGGGCAGAAAAGGCAGGGAAAGAACTCCCAGAAGAGAGAATTGATATTGAAATATTTAATATCGGTGGAGACAGAAGAAGATTGGTGATAAGCGCTAAAGGGGAACATTATGAGGATATTGTTAAGCAAATTAGGATTAAGGATTAA
- a CDS encoding 6-bladed beta-propeller, which translates to MPIVAVVLFFSLMAVPSSASSQVCGGSEEAYEFLLGWGSMGYGDAQFLIPMSIVVDSSGNIYVTEYLANRIQKFDSNGNFITKWGSRGSGDGQFLYPMSVAVDSSGNIYVTDNYNNRIQKFDSNGNFITKWGSRGSGDGQFLDSMGIAIDSSGNIYVTDTDNNQIQKFDSNGNFITKWGGVGTKDGQFRNPRGIAVDSSGNIYVTDTDNNRIQKFDSNGNFITKWGSRGPGDCEFRYPRGITVDLDGNVYVIDTAIHRIQKFTLKFTLLKTSHILSIIP; encoded by the coding sequence ATGCCGATAGTAGCTGTAGTTTTGTTTTTTTCTTTGATGGCGGTTCCATCATCAGCCAGCAGTCAGGTTTGTGGTGGAAGTGAAGAGGCCTATGAGTTTTTACTGGGATGGGGTAGTATGGGCTATGGAGATGCTCAGTTTCTGATTCCAATGAGCATAGTTGTTGATTCAAGCGGAAATATTTATGTGACCGAGTATCTTGCCAATCGGATTCAGAAGTTTGACTCAAATGGCAATTTCATTACCAAATGGGGTAGTCGGGGCTCTGGAGATGGCCAGTTTCTATATCCAATGAGTGTAGCTGTTGATTCAAGCGGAAATATCTATGTGACTGACAATTATAACAATCGGATTCAGAAGTTTGACTCAAATGGCAATTTCATTACCAAATGGGGTAGTCGGGGCTCTGGAGATGGCCAGTTTCTGGATTCAATGGGCATAGCTATTGATTCAAGCGGAAATATCTATGTGACTGACACTGATAACAATCAGATTCAGAAGTTTGACTCAAATGGCAATTTCATTACCAAATGGGGTGGTGTGGGTACTAAAGATGGTCAGTTTCGGAATCCAAGAGGCATAGCTGTTGATTCAAGCGGAAATATCTATGTGACTGACACTGATAACAATCGGATTCAGAAGTTTGACTCAAATGGCAATTTCATTACCAAATGGGGTAGTCGTGGTCCTGGAGATTGCGAGTTTCGGTATCCAAGAGGTATAACTGTTGATCTGGATGGAAATGTCTATGTGATTGACACCGCTATACACCGAATCCAAAAGTTTACCTTAAAGTTTACCTTACTAAAGACATCGCATATATTGAGTATTATACCTTGA
- the pgeF gene encoding peptidoglycan editing factor PgeF has product MEYIIPKNIEGFPDVKSVFTTRLMPDPMRILEKGINRIVTAEQRHSDKVVVIESRESRVESRKSGVRGQIEADALITKERGLLIGVHVADCVPILIYDSSTPAVAAVHAGWRGTAKEILKKTLREMNQSFGTSMIHVFISIGPSIRGCCYEVGEEVVKALNGSGIRSRGSEKYFVDLTEINRIQAIKIGVKESNIWFSSECTFHNPERFFSYRYQQKNNGKDVGRQGGFIGLVNI; this is encoded by the coding sequence ATGGAATACATTATTCCAAAGAATATTGAAGGGTTTCCTGATGTCAAATCAGTCTTCACAACCCGTTTAATGCCTGATCCCATGCGTATTCTTGAGAAAGGAATAAACAGGATTGTTACTGCTGAACAGAGGCATTCAGACAAGGTGGTGGTAATAGAAAGTCGAGAGTCGAGAGTCGAAAGTCGAAAGTCGGGAGTCAGGGGGCAGATAGAGGCGGATGCGTTAATTACAAAGGAGAGAGGGTTACTTATAGGTGTCCATGTCGCAGACTGTGTCCCGATTCTCATATACGATTCCTCTACCCCTGCCGTTGCTGCTGTGCATGCAGGCTGGCGTGGAACAGCAAAAGAGATACTGAAAAAGACTCTGAGAGAAATGAATCAGAGTTTTGGTACATCAATGATCCATGTATTTATATCTATCGGACCGAGTATCAGAGGATGCTGTTATGAGGTAGGGGAGGAGGTTGTGAAAGCACTCAATGGGTCAGGAATCAGGAGTCGGGGGTCAGAAAAATATTTTGTTGACCTTACCGAGATTAATCGCATTCAGGCAATCAAGATAGGCGTTAAAGAATCAAATATATGGTTTTCAAGTGAATGCACATTTCATAATCCTGAGAGATTTTTCTCCTACCGGTATCAACAAAAAAATAATGGTAAGGATGTCGGAAGGCAGGGAGGGTTTATAGGGCTTGTTAATATATGA
- a CDS encoding NAD(+)/NADH kinase, with translation MKKIGIITKLRNNEAVAAARDLSVWLKEKDCEVYLDNEAASELDIEGYKRSDIPPLVDMIVVFGGDGTLLSAARLVGDSGVPILGVNLGGLGFITEVPIGKVYTAIEGILSGNYYIEERLMLTTHIHRENEKLADYDVLNDVVINKGALARIIDMDTYINKIYVTTFKADGLILATPTGSTAYSLSAGGPIIYPTLNAFVLTPICPHTLTNRPIVLPDDCLVEIVLNSKNEDVFITLDGQAGFSLRYKDIVEIKKSPTKIRLLACPDKDYFSILRTKLKWGER, from the coding sequence ATGAAAAAGATAGGCATTATAACAAAACTCAGGAATAATGAGGCAGTTGCGGCTGCAAGGGACCTTAGCGTATGGCTGAAAGAAAAGGATTGTGAAGTCTATCTTGATAATGAGGCAGCTTCTGAGTTAGACATTGAGGGATACAAGAGATCGGATATCCCTCCACTTGTTGACATGATAGTTGTTTTCGGTGGGGATGGGACACTTCTAAGCGCAGCACGCCTCGTCGGTGACAGTGGTGTACCTATACTCGGTGTAAATCTTGGTGGGCTTGGTTTTATCACAGAAGTGCCTATCGGTAAGGTCTATACAGCCATCGAAGGTATACTCTCAGGGAACTATTACATAGAAGAGAGACTTATGCTTACAACGCATATACACAGAGAGAATGAGAAGTTAGCGGATTATGATGTCTTAAATGATGTCGTAATAAATAAGGGTGCATTAGCAAGGATTATTGATATGGATACATATATAAACAAGATCTATGTGACAACATTCAAGGCTGATGGACTTATCCTTGCGACTCCAACAGGCTCTACGGCATACTCTCTTTCGGCAGGAGGACCGATAATCTATCCTACATTAAACGCCTTTGTCCTCACACCCATATGTCCGCATACACTTACAAACAGGCCTATAGTCTTACCAGATGACTGTCTTGTGGAAATAGTCTTGAACTCAAAGAATGAAGATGTGTTCATTACGCTTGATGGTCAGGCAGGGTTTTCTTTAAGATATAAGGATATTGTTGAGATAAAGAAATCTCCCACGAAGATAAGACTTCTGGCATGTCCTGATAAAGACTACTTTTCTATACTGAGGACAAAACTAAAGTGGGGGGAGAGATAA